GTGAGGGGGGCTCTCCGCGAACGCGGTGTCTGTGGAGAGTCCCTCTCACCCCAACCCTCTCCCCGCAAGCGGGGCGAGGGAGCGCAGTGCCGGCGCAATAGGAATTCGAATCCAACTAATAAAGCTGTGAGTTCTGTTTGCCATCCGCGCTATGAATACAGCGACTCTGCCTTTCCGAACGACCTACCGCTTCTCGTCCTCGTCGCGCTGGCTTGGGCTCGACGAATCCGCCGTGGTGCGGCCTTCGGTCCAATCGATGCCGAACGCATCGAGGCCCTCCGCCAGCAGGTCGCCGAGCATCGGCTCGCCCAGCAGATAACGCGCGGTGTGGCGGTCGCGCTGGCCGGCGGCCTCGCGGCGCAGATCGTCCCACTCGTCGATATCGCCGTCGCCGCGGCCGAGCCGCATCAAGGCGACGAGATCGGTCTGCTCGTCCTCGGTCATCGCGTTGATGAAGCCGGTGATCTCGCGCACCACGGGATCATCGCCGCTATCCTGGAGCACGTCGACCATGTCGTCATCGACGGCATTCGAGCCGGATTCCTCATCGGTCGCCTGCTCCTTGACGTCGAACTCGCGCGCCTTTTCGATCAGGAAGGCGACCTTCTCGGGCGATATCGTCAGCTCTGGCATGGCGTTCTCCTCATGGACGGACTGCAGCAACGCCTGTTCCGGGCAGTTGATCCATTGCGCCGGAACAAGCCGCGCGGCATCGTGACCGGCATCAAGAATAGGACGAGGAAGCGCGCATGTCTTGGACGATCGGCCGGGTCAGGGTCACCAAATTCGTCGAGCTGGAGACCGTCGGCGGCACCCGCTTCATCCTGCCGCAGGCAACA
This region of Bradyrhizobium sp. SZCCHNS1050 genomic DNA includes:
- a CDS encoding DUF3775 domain-containing protein, giving the protein MPELTISPEKVAFLIEKAREFDVKEQATDEESGSNAVDDDMVDVLQDSGDDPVVREITGFINAMTEDEQTDLVALMRLGRGDGDIDEWDDLRREAAGQRDRHTARYLLGEPMLGDLLAEGLDAFGIDWTEGRTTADSSSPSQRDEDEKR